In one Juglans regia cultivar Chandler chromosome 11, Walnut 2.0, whole genome shotgun sequence genomic region, the following are encoded:
- the LOC109013456 gene encoding probable pectin methylesterase CGR2, giving the protein MSRRQVSSTRRGGSIPFVGALNSKSKSSPLLSVGLVLLGAFLLIGYASRGSGLFGRDKESFSKVEGDFTCTQEVQRAIPMLKKAYGDSMHKILHVGPDTCSVVSKLLKEDETEAWGVEPYDIEDADGICKNLVRKGLVRVADIKFPLPYRAKSFSLVIVSDALDYLSPKYLNKTLPEFARVSADGLVIFTGYPGQQRAKVAELSKFGRPAKMRSASWWARFFVQTSLEENEAAIKKFEQAASKNSYKPGCQVFHLNSYH; this is encoded by the exons ATGTCCAGGAGGCAAGTAAGCTCCACACGACGTGGTGGAAGCATTCCGTTTGTGGGAGCCttaaattcaaaatcaaaatcttctcCCTTATTATCTGTGGGCCTCGTCCTTCTG GGAGCATTCCTTCTCATTGGCTATGCTTCTCGTGGCTCAG GTTTATTTGGACGAGATAAAGAATCATTTAGTAAGGTTGAAG GTGACTTTACATGCACGCAAGAAGTTCAGAGAGCAATACCTATGCTAAAGAAAGCATACGGTGACAGCATGCACAAAATTTTGCATGTAGGCCCCGATACTTGTTCAGTGGTCTCTAAATTGTTAAAAGAAGATGAAACTGAGGCATGGGGTGTGGAACCATATGACATAGAGGATGCTGATGGAATTTGCAAGAATTTAGTGCGAAAAGGCCTTGTGCGCGTGGCTGATATCAAGTTCCCACTACCTTATAGAGCAAAATCTTTTTCCCTTGTTATTGTATCAGACGCTTTGGATTACTTGTCTCCGAAATACCTGAACAAGACCCTTCCTGAATTTGCAAGGGTGTCTGCTGATGGTCTAGTTATTTTTACAg GTTACCCTGGTCAACAGAGAGCTAAAGTTGCTgaattatccaaatttggacGGCCG GCAAAAATGAGAAGCGCATCTTGGTGGGCACGTTTCTTTGTCCAAACCAgcttagaagaaaatgaagctGCCATTAAGAAGTTTGAACAGGCTGCATCCAAGAATTCGTACAAGCC